In Panicum virgatum strain AP13 chromosome 4N, P.virgatum_v5, whole genome shotgun sequence, a single window of DNA contains:
- the LOC120671573 gene encoding 3-ketoacyl-CoA synthase 6-like: MSPSPIHKCLKIVYTKTVDNFLLVVSMSLTVAAIVAMARSNTNDLLTDRVQALNHSHQILLMIGLFLATAVTVYIMQRPRMVYLIDYACFRPPHNYRVPSASFAEHVRHVSQFSERSIRFLTRLLERSGLGEETSLPPLSFYIEGHKYSTLEAGLKEVELVIFSAIDDLLAKTGIDPTTIDIVVVNCSGFSPAPSMPDMIVSKYKMRSDIRSIHLSGMGCSAGLISIELAKNLLQAMPQGARALVVSTEILTPNYYLGNERAMLLPYCLFRMGGAAVLLSTSPAKARFRLKHIIRTLTAGDDRSYRCIYQEEDDKGNTGVNLSTDLIEVASNTFKTNITTVAPLILPVSEKLLFALSFVSQKLFKMREKLRMPNLLTGFDHICVHAGGRAVIDGIQRSLCLSDEHVEPSRMTLHRFGNTSSSSLWYELAYVEAKGRMRKGDRVWMIGFGSGFKCNSAVWECIIPASNEDGPWAGCIHRYPVHIR, translated from the coding sequence ATGAGTCCATCACCAATTCACAAGTGCCTCAAAATCGTCTACACGAAGACTGTAGACAACTTCCTCCTAGTAGTCTCAATGTCGCTCACAGTTGCAGCTATCGTTGCGATGGCAAGAAGCAACACTAACGATCTTCTCACTGATCGAGTCCAAGCCCTCAACCATTCACATCAGATCTTGCTGATGATCGGGTTGTTCTTAGCCACCGCGGTGACCGTGTACATCATGCAGCGCCCGCGCATGGTGTACCTCATCGACTACGCTTGCTTCCGGCCCCCACACAACTACCGTGTTCCCTCTGCCTCTTTTGCCGAGCATGTCCGCCATGTAAGCCAGTTCAGCGAGCGTAGTATCCGTTTCTTGACACGGCTTCTCGAGAGATCGGGCCTTGGTGAGGAGACGAGCCTGCCTCCGCTCAGCTTCTACATCGAAGGTCACAAGTACAGCACACTGGAGGCTGGTCTCAAGGAGGTTGAGCTGGTCATCTTCTCCGCCATCGATGATCTCCTTGCCAAGACAGGCATCGATCCTACCACCATCGACATAGTTGTCGTAAACTGCAGCGGATTCAGCCCAGCGCCATCTATGCCAGATATGATTGTAAGCAAGTACAAGATGCGTAGCGACATCCGCAGCATCCATCTGTCTGGAATGGGGTGCAGTGCTGGGTTGATCTCAATAGAGCTTGCAAAGAACCTGTTGCAGGCGATGCCCCAAGGTGCACGAGCACTAGTCGTATCCACAGAGATCCTGACACCCAACTACTATCTTGGAAACGAGAGAGCTATGCTGCTTCCATATTGCTTGTTCCGCATGGGTGGAGCTGCCGTGCTGTTATCGACATCACCAGCAAAGGCCCGATTCAGGCTCAAGCACATCATACGGACACTCACTGCAGGAGACGATAGATCTTACCGATGCATCTACCAGGAAGAGGATGACAAGGGGAACACAGGGGTCAACCTCTCCACTGACCTCATAGAAGTTGCTTCCAACACATTCAAAACCAACATCACCACGGTTGCGCCGCTCATCCTCCCGGTCTCTGAGAAACTGCTGTTTGCACTGTCCTTCGTATCACAAAAGCTTTTCAAGATGAGGGAGAAGTTGCGCATGCCTAACTTGCTCACAGGGTTCGACCACATTTGCGTCCATGCAGGTGGGCGTGCGGTGATCGATGGGATCCAACGCAGCCTGTGCCTGTCAGATGAGCATGTTGAGCCATCTAGGATGACACTTCATCGGTTCGGCAACACATCCAGCAGCTCCTTGTGGTATGAACTGGCATACGTAGAGGCCAAGGGCCGGATGCGCAAGGGCGACCGGGTATGGATGATTGGGTTTGGGTCTGGGTTCAAGTGTAACAGTGCAGTATGGGAGTGCATCATTCCAGCCAGCAATGAAGATGGACCTTGGGCTGGGTGCATCCATCGTTATCCAGTACATATTCGTTAA